The genomic DNA GAGGTGGTTTCGTCCTGCTGCGTCGCGGCGGTCATCAAGGTTGGCAAAATCTTCGGCGTGGCGGGCGCGACCGGCTCGGTCGGCGCATCGTATTGGCCACGGTCGAGGACAAAGGTTTGTCTCGGTTGTGCCGCGACGTTCATCACCATCGCGGAATGTTTTTGGGTCAACACCGCATGGCGTTCTTCGAGGTTGGCGATGCGAACCCGCAGCGTTTCCAAGGTCGCGGCAGACTCCCGGAATGCGGATAACAAGCGCGAACGCATGACGGCGTCCCCGTCGGCTTCGGGGTTCGCCAGGGCGACGGCCCGTTCGGCGTCCCAAGGACTGTCGGTATCGTTGCCCACAAACGGACGGATCCTCCATTGAAACGGCAGCGATTGCGACTGACCAAAGACGACAAGCACGCTCAAATACGGAGTCTTTTCGAGGTCGGCCGGTTCGGCAAACGTCAGCGTTAAATGTTGGTTGCTTTCCCCATCGGCGGGTTGCCACCAACGCGCGTTATTCTCCTGGAAGATCGCCCGCGGCGGATGGCCCTCCGCGGCGCTTGTGGCCGTCGCCTCAACAAACGCGACCTGGCGATGGTAGTCGACTTGATCGGCGGGCTGTCCCGTTGCGGAAACCAACACCGTCGTGACCTTGGGAACCCCTTCGGCAAACGGTGTCAACGAGGGCTTGGTCTCCTGGGAGTCTTTTGCGACCGGTACGGGTTGCGGAAAGAATTCGATACGCACTCCCGACACCATGTTTGGGCCGCCCAAATTGCCCGACGACACGCGCATCGAATGGCTCAGTCCATTGAGCCCACCGCGTGGACTCATTAACGATACGGATCCTGTCGGTTCGAATTCGATCGTGCCGGGAACGTTCGGTGCCGAAACGTCGAGCAGTTCGGTATCGAGAAACTGAAAGCCCTCGCCACGGGCTTTTTCACGACGTCGCTGCGCGTCCAACCATTCGTCAAAGCCTTCGGTCGTTTCGGCCAATTGACGACGCGATTGGGCAAGTTCCGCTTCCAAGTCGTTCAATTCGTCGCTCCGCAATACCGTTTGCGCCGTGATGTGGGGAGCTGAGTTTTGGCCGGAGTTTCCGTCGAGACCGCGATCCTCCAATTGATTGAAGAAGGCGAAGAATTGGTAGTATTCCTTTTGCGAGATCGGATCGTATTTATGATCGTGACATTGCGCGCATCCCATCGTCAGTCCCAGGAAGACTTCGGACGTGGTCTTCACACGATCGGCCGTATAGTTGGTGAGATTCTCTTCGGGAATCGTCCCTCCTTCGTGCGTGATCATGTGGTTGCGGTTAAACCCCGTTGCGATGTGTTGGCCATCGCTTGCGTTGGGCAGCAAGTCGCCAGCCAATTGTTCGATGACGAATTGGTCATAAGGCATGTTGTCGTTGTAAGCTTGAATCACCCAATCACGCCACAACCACATGTCGCGTCCGCCATCGATCGAATAGCCGTTGGTGTCGGCGTAGCGGGCCTGATCCAACCAAGGCAACGTCATCCGTTCGCCAAAATGCGGCGATTGGAATAACCGAGTGATCGCATCTTGGTAGGCGGCTTCGCCACGTGATTCGTAATCGCTCACAAAATCGCGAGTTTCCGCGACGGTGGGAGGTAAACCGATCAGATCAAGCGTCAACCGCCGGATCAATGTGCTCGGCTCGGCTTCGACCGACGGTGTCATGCCGGCTTCAGCCAGTCGCGCCGCGACAAACGAATCGATCGCGTTATGACTCCAGTTCCGATCGGCTTGCGGGTCGGTGAAATCGACATCGGGTACCGCCGGCGCGACCGGAGCCATGAACGCCCAATGCCCTTGGTACTCCGCCCCTTCTTCAATCCAACGCCGCAACAACGTTTTCTGGTCGTCGGACAAAACCAAATGGGATTCGGCTGGCGGCATCAGGAGATCCGGATCTTCACTGATAATCCGCCGCCACGCTTCACTGTTCTCCAGGTCCCCTGGGGCGATCGGTTGGTAGCCGCCTCGATCGGTGGTAGCGCCTTCGGCAGTGTCCAGACGCAGATCGGCGCGACGGCCCTGTTCGTCTGGCCCATGGCAATGGAAGCAGGTCTCCGAAAGGATCGGACGGATATCGCGATTGAACTGAAGCTTGCGATGCGAAACGGTCGTGACGTTGGGAATCGAGGCTTCCAGCAACCGTGGATGGTTCATCGAACCGGTCGATTGGATGACTTTCCACGGATTCGCTGCCCGCCGCGGGGGTGTCGCGGCGGCGTCCTTCACGTCGGCTACGTCGCTGAGCGCAGCGATGCGCACGGTTTGCGAATCGTCGCCGCTGGGGGGCATCATCGAACCGACGGCAAACAGCAGGGATGCTGCCAGAGAAACAAGAGTGAGCCAGAGCGCCGAGTGCCGAATCGGCGGGGGGAGCGTTGCAGGAGATTGCCGTGGCGACGTCGACGGCCCCGTGGGATGCGACAAGTGTTCGTCCAATTCGCAAAGGTCCAAGTAGCGATCGAGTGCTTCGGGCGACGACAACAGGATCGTCCGCAACGCGTGCACTTCGTCGATCGTCAGCTCTCCGGCCAGATGTTTTTGCAACAGCCGATCAAAACGCTCGTTGACACTCATGGTAATTCCGCACCTTGTTCCGACGCGCGTTCCCAGGCGTTGGTGACCGGTGGGGTCTCTTCGCCTGAGAACTTCACGCACTCCATCAGCGTAAGCCTTGCGCGATGCAAGGTTTGGCCGATCGCATTTGCATTCCGTCCGGTCGCGTCGGCCAGTTCCGACAACGACTGACCGTCCAAATAAAACCGTTGGACGATCGCTTGCTGGTGGCTTGGTAGATTCCGTAGGCAATCCTGCAACCGCTGCCAATCCGATTCTTGCCGCTGTTGATCCATCCGTTGACGATGGCGTCGCTCGATGACCTCGTGCAATCGGTCATCGACCAAGACCTCCGTCTGGAACGACGCCTGTTTGCGCACGTGATTCCGATAATGGTTCAACGCGATCTGTCGCATCCACGCGATGAAATGGGTTCCCGGAGCGAACGACGCTTGTTTTTCGATCACCGTTACGTTGGCGGATTGCAACAGATCCTGCGCAACATGCACCGAACCCGTGAGCCTGATCAAATAACCAAGCAACGGGCCTTGCGCCTGTTGCAACAGGTCGTCCAATGCCGAACGCGAATTAGCCAATACGTTATCTCTCCAAAGAAAGAATGTTCGCAGAACGTTTGACTTTACGCAAATTTTGAAAAAGATTTCCAATCCGTTCGGCAGGGGGCACGTCCTTGGGCGGCGTGCCGATCGAGCACGCATTGCTAGAGCTCTGTTGCGCTGCGGAGGTTGGTAGGAAAGATGTCTTTCTGCAATGGAGGCAATAGGGAGGCAAGGGAGACATGCGACCTTGAAACGGAGGTGGGGGGCAACCTACTGCCGGCCCGGTATCGAGGTTGATTTTCGCCAAACAGGTTGCGGATTCATTGGCATTGCCATTGTCGCTGCGATAAATTGGAGCCCTCTTCCAATCCATCTTTTTGAGTATCCGTCATGACACGTTGTACGAGCGTCGACCCGTTCCCGCGGGCTGTGTGGCTATGTTTGTTTACGTTGGCGACCTGTGGAGGGTTGCGGGCACAAACGCCGATCGTGGCTCCGTCGGTTGTCTTTGCCGAAACCGATGGAATGCTTGCCGTCGAAGCAGAGCACTTTTTCCAGCAGACGTTGTCCGATACTCGGGCTTTCTACCTGACACACGCTACGCAAACGCCGGCGGCTCAGCCCGATGGCGACCCGACTCATGTTGCCGGCGCAAGCGGCGGCGCCTACCTGGAAATTTTGCCCGACACGCGTCGCAACCATGGCCATAAGTTAGTCAAGGGCGTGAACTTCGCTCCCGAGGCGGGGGCGATGGCGGTGCTGCATTACAAAGTTCACATCGCCAATCCGGGCCGGTACTATGTTTGGGTTCGCGCGTATTCCACGGGGTCCGAAGACAACGGGCTGCATGTCGGAATCGATGGACAGTGGCCTGCAAGCGGTCAAAGGATGCAGTGGTGTGAGGGGAAGAATGGCTGGCGTTGGGAAAGCAAACAACGAACCGACCAGCAACACTGTGGCGAACCGTACAAAATCTTCCTCGACATCGAATCGGCGGGCGAACATGTGATTCAATTTTCGATGCGTGAGGATGGATTCGAATTCGACAAATGGCTGCTCACACGGGAACGTGACTTCACGCGTCCCAACGGGGTGGGCCCATCGCCGGTCGTTCATTCGGGGACGCTGCCCAAACCGTTTCCGATGGTCCCCGCCGCCGCAGCGGCCGCGCAACGCTCAAGTCCCACCAAGCCATCAAGCCTGCAACCTCTCCAATTGCCACGCCGTCGCGATGGAGATGGTCGCGTTTCGGTCTCCGGCGAAACGAAGCAATGGCACAAGGTGACACTCGACTTAAACGGACCCTTCGCTCATGAGAAAGACAATGCGCCGAATCCATTTACCGACTATCGAATGACGGTCCGATTCACGCATGACGATGGAAAGGCCTACACCGTGCCGGGTTACTTCGCAGCCGACGGGAATGCGGCGAATTCGTCCGCGGAATCGGGGACCGTGTGGCGGGCGCACTTTGCTCCCGATCGAACCGGTACGTGGAACTATGTGGTTTCGTTTGATCAAGGCAATGGGGCCGCATTGGACAGCGCGGTGGACGCGACGCCGATGCAGCCGTTTGATGGAGTGTCGGGAAGTCTTGAGATTGAAGCCAGTGATAAACGCGGACGCGACTTGCGCGGGCAAGGCCGATTGCAATACGTCGGAAAGCACTACTTGCAGTTCGCGGGCTCACAAAAGTACTTCTTGAAAGTGGGAGCCGATGCGCCCGAAACGCTCCTTGCCTACGCCGACTTCGACAACACCATCGCGGGCAATCCTAAGAAGGCTCCGATCAAAACGTGGGGGCCGCATCGCAACGATTGGAATCCGGGGGATCCGACTTGGGGAGACCAGAAGGGACGCGGGCTGATCGGTGCGATCAACTATCTGTCGGGTAAAGGCTGCAATGCGTTTTCTTTCCTGACCTACAACGCCGGCGGTGACGGAGACAATGTGTGGCCGTTCATTCAGCGTGAGGATAAGCTGCATTACGATTGTAGCAAGTTGGACCAATGGGGAATCGTTTTCGACCACGGAACCGCTCGAGGAATGTACTTGCATTTTAAATTGCAGGAGACGGAGAACGACGACCATCGCACCGGAAAAGGAAAACAGGGCTTTGTTCCCGAATGTTTCGATGACGGCAATCTGGGCGTACAGCGAAAATTGTATTGCCGCGAGTTGGTCGCGCGTTTCGGGCACAACCTCGCGTTGAACTGGAACATCGGTGAAGAGAACACACAGAGCACCGAACAACAGGTGGCGATGATCGACTATTTGGCTGAACTCGATCCATACGATCACCACATCGTACTGCACACGTATCCTGGCCAACACGATCGGATTTACGGTGCGCTGCTGGGGGAACGGTCCAAGCTGACGGGGGTCTCGTTGCAGAACAGCAGTCTCCAAGCGACCCATGCCGATACGCTCCGGTGGGTGCGTGAATCGGCACGCGTCGGTCGGCCATGGGTTGTGGCGTTTGATGAATCAGGGAGTGCAGCTCATGCACAGGCTCCGGACCTTGGGTACCGAGGCTTTGATGGACATGACCGGACAGGAAAAATGGCGGAGACTCAGCATGACGTGCGCAAGCTAACGCTGTGGGGGACGCTGATGGCCGGTGGCGCCGGGAACGAATACTACTTCGGATATCAGTTCGATGAGAACGATATCGTTTGCCAGGATTGGCGCAGCCGCGACCAAAGTTGGGACTACTGTCGTATCGCAATCGCATTCTTTCATGACAATGCGATTCCATTCTGGGAAATGAAAAACGCGGACGCTTTGGTTGGCAACGACGATCACGGCGATTCGAAATTCTGCTTTGCGAAGCCGGGCGAGATCTATTTGGTCTACCTTCCCGATGGTGTAACTTCCGAACTGGATTTGTCCAACGTCGACGGTTCCTTTCGAGTCCATTGGTACAATCCCCGCGTGGGTGGCGACCTGGCAACGGGCTCGATCAAATCGGTGCAGGGTGGATCGAAGGTTGCTTTAGGGGCCGCCCCGCAAGACGCGGACGAAGACTGGTTAGTCGTTCTTCGCAAGGATTAAGCGAGCGTTGCGTTGCGAAACGCGAGACACGTCGTCGGTGATCACCGCTGTCCACAGACCCGTCGCCGGCGGCATCGTAGGTTCTTCAACAAAACTCATTTCCAATCATGCTGTACCACTTGCTTCGAACGGTTTCGCTAGTCTGGTTCGCGACGCTTGCCGATGCTCAAGTTCCCGAGGTCGCATGGCAGCGGGCGGCGGAGAGAATCGATCAAGCGACGCTCCGTGGCCACGTGCGCTTCCTTGCCGACGATCTACTGGAAGGACGCGGGCCTGGAACCCGTGGCGATCGGTTGGCCCAGCGGTATCTTCAGGCTCAATTTCAGGCCGCCGGCCTGCAACCGGTGCTCGGTGACACGTGGTATCAACCGGTGCCGTTGGTCGGCGTGAAGACCCATTGCCCGCCGACGATGACATTCTCCAAGGGGGATACCACGTTGAGTCTGAACTATTTTGACGACTACATTGCCACCGCCGGTCGCGCGGCGGATCGGACGTCGGTCGAAGAGGCCGAAGTCGTTTTTGTCGGTTATGGAATTGAAGCCCCTGAGTTCGATTGGGACGACTACAAGGATGTGGATCTGACGGGGAAAGTGTTGCTGATGTTGAACAACGACCCGGCCGACGATCCCGATTTGTTTGCCGGTCGTCGGCGACTGTACTACGGTCGTTGGGACTACAAATATCAGAGCGCCGCGATGCAGGGCGCCGCCGGGGCGATCATCATTCACACGACGGCATCGGCAGGGTATCCATTTCAAGTCGTGCAGACTTCTTGGAGCGGTGAAGAGTTTCAGTTGGCCGATTCGGCAGCGCCACCGATGGAGCTGCGAGGTTGGGTCAGCGCGCGGGCGGCCGAACGACTGGTCGAGCACGCGGGGATGAATTTAGACGACTTACGCGCTGCGGCCGAACGCCGTGATTTCCGTCCGATCGCTCTGGGGACGCGTTTGTCGATGGATCTGCCGTGTGAGGTCCGCAAAAAAGAAACGGCCAACGTGCTAGGAATGTTGCCCGGCAGCGACCCTCTGTTGAGCGAAGAGGTCGTCGTGTTTATGGCGCATCACGATCACATCGGATTGGCGGAAGCACGCGATGAAACGGGCGACAACATCTACAACGGGGCGGTCGACAACGCATCGGGCTGCGCCGCGATGCTGGCGATTTTAAAAGCCTGCACCGAATTGGAAGTGCGTCCTCGACGATCGATCTTGTTTGCGGCCGTGGGGGCTGAAGAACAAGGATTGTTGGGATCGAAATATTTTGCCGAACATCCTCCTGTCGCGCCGGGGCGGATGGCCGCGGTGATCAATATTGACGGAATGAATGTGATCGGCCGGACGCACGACGTGAACATGATCGGCCATGGAAAGAGCGATCTCGACGCGATCGTGACCGCGGTTGCCGCATGGCAACAACGGATCGTCACGCCCGACCAATTTCCCGATCGTGGATATTATTATCGCAGCGATCAATTCAGCCTCGCCCAGATTGGCGTTCCGGGCGTTTACCTGCATTCTGGAATCAACGTCGTGGGGATGCCTTCGGAGTGGGGAAAACAACGACTGGAACAATGGATCGAAGAAACCTACCACCAGCGCAGCGATGAATACCGCGATGATTGGGATCTCAGCGGCGCCGTCGAAGACATCCGCCTGCTGTTCTACGTAGCAATGCAGGTCGCCACGGCGGACAAGATGCCTGCCTGGCGACCGGGGGATGAATTCGAATCGGCTCGCAAGAAAGCGCGTCGAGCGATCCTCGCGAGCCCATAGAGGGGGCGCTAAACGCTCAGCTGGCCGTTGCCGGTTCGGGGGCTTCGCGTGCCGATTCCGGTAACTCAGGACCCATTTGCAATTCATCTTCGATCTCGATCGGTGGGGTTGAGTCGTCGCCGTCGATCTTGATTTGGTACCGGTATTTTCCCGCGGGCGGGGCGAATTTGGTTCGGAAGCGCAACAGGAATTCCTCGCCGGGCAACAACCAGCGGCCATAACCCGCTTGCATTTCGACGGCTCGGCCAAACGCATCGACCATCTTGAGGTTGCCCTGTAAGGGGAGATGCATCTGTCCGGTGTTGCGGACCGGCAGGACAAAGGCGGGCGGTTCGGTGGAGCCATCCCACTGCAAAGGATCCCATTGAACGAGGGGCGTTTGTTCGGTTCGGGCCAACAAGGCGACAGGAATCGAAAACTCGCCGACGATTTCCCCGGCGTCGGATGTGACGATCACGTTCAGGTGCGTATAACGATTCAGATCGTCACTGTTGTGAGCGTCTAGGGTCGCTAAAAATTTGCGGTGTGAACCCGCGCGAACTTTCAATTCGGTTGGCCGGACGATCAGGCCATCGACAAATGCGCTGCCGGATTGCGGTTGGATGTCGACGGTCACATCCTGCGGACTATTGTTCTTGATCTCCACGGCAACACGTCGGTTCCCGCCACGTCGCATGGACAGTTCC from Rosistilla carotiformis includes the following:
- a CDS encoding PSD1 and planctomycete cytochrome C domain-containing protein; protein product: MSVNERFDRLLQKHLAGELTIDEVHALRTILLSSPEALDRYLDLCELDEHLSHPTGPSTSPRQSPATLPPPIRHSALWLTLVSLAASLLFAVGSMMPPSGDDSQTVRIAALSDVADVKDAAATPPRRAANPWKVIQSTGSMNHPRLLEASIPNVTTVSHRKLQFNRDIRPILSETCFHCHGPDEQGRRADLRLDTAEGATTDRGGYQPIAPGDLENSEAWRRIISEDPDLLMPPAESHLVLSDDQKTLLRRWIEEGAEYQGHWAFMAPVAPAVPDVDFTDPQADRNWSHNAIDSFVAARLAEAGMTPSVEAEPSTLIRRLTLDLIGLPPTVAETRDFVSDYESRGEAAYQDAITRLFQSPHFGERMTLPWLDQARYADTNGYSIDGGRDMWLWRDWVIQAYNDNMPYDQFVIEQLAGDLLPNASDGQHIATGFNRNHMITHEGGTIPEENLTNYTADRVKTTSEVFLGLTMGCAQCHDHKYDPISQKEYYQFFAFFNQLEDRGLDGNSGQNSAPHITAQTVLRSDELNDLEAELAQSRRQLAETTEGFDEWLDAQRRREKARGEGFQFLDTELLDVSAPNVPGTIEFEPTGSVSLMSPRGGLNGLSHSMRVSSGNLGGPNMVSGVRIEFFPQPVPVAKDSQETKPSLTPFAEGVPKVTTVLVSATGQPADQVDYHRQVAFVEATATSAAEGHPPRAIFQENNARWWQPADGESNQHLTLTFAEPADLEKTPYLSVLVVFGQSQSLPFQWRIRPFVGNDTDSPWDAERAVALANPEADGDAVMRSRLLSAFRESAATLETLRVRIANLEERHAVLTQKHSAMVMNVAAQPRQTFVLDRGQYDAPTEPVAPATPKILPTLMTAATQQDETTSAKRASEIDRTPETDDPANVETIPNEAFPQDEANRLDFAQWLVRPDHPLTSRVAVNRIWKIFFGTGLVATSADFGSQGEFPSHPELLDYLATHFVEIGWDQKQLIREIVSSATYRQQATATDAQLAIDPKNRLFARGPRFRLPAELIRDQALAVSGLLVRRIGGPSVQPYQPPALWKEVSHFGSTPATKQVFVQDHGEKLYRRSMYTIVKRTSPHPAMSAFDAPSREMCMVDRGTTNTPVQALVTLNDPQFAEAARVLAAALLREKAVADDQQRIRQAFQRVLCRDPNAQEIEQVAALLAEERARFAASPRDAQAAVSVGEWPPAVEIDPVEQAAWMQVATLLLNLSETMTRG
- a CDS encoding sigma-70 family RNA polymerase sigma factor, which encodes MANSRSALDDLLQQAQGPLLGYLIRLTGSVHVAQDLLQSANVTVIEKQASFAPGTHFIAWMRQIALNHYRNHVRKQASFQTEVLVDDRLHEVIERRHRQRMDQQRQESDWQRLQDCLRNLPSHQQAIVQRFYLDGQSLSELADATGRNANAIGQTLHRARLTLMECVKFSGEETPPVTNAWERASEQGAELP
- a CDS encoding DUF5060 domain-containing protein — protein: MTRCTSVDPFPRAVWLCLFTLATCGGLRAQTPIVAPSVVFAETDGMLAVEAEHFFQQTLSDTRAFYLTHATQTPAAQPDGDPTHVAGASGGAYLEILPDTRRNHGHKLVKGVNFAPEAGAMAVLHYKVHIANPGRYYVWVRAYSTGSEDNGLHVGIDGQWPASGQRMQWCEGKNGWRWESKQRTDQQHCGEPYKIFLDIESAGEHVIQFSMREDGFEFDKWLLTRERDFTRPNGVGPSPVVHSGTLPKPFPMVPAAAAAAQRSSPTKPSSLQPLQLPRRRDGDGRVSVSGETKQWHKVTLDLNGPFAHEKDNAPNPFTDYRMTVRFTHDDGKAYTVPGYFAADGNAANSSAESGTVWRAHFAPDRTGTWNYVVSFDQGNGAALDSAVDATPMQPFDGVSGSLEIEASDKRGRDLRGQGRLQYVGKHYLQFAGSQKYFLKVGADAPETLLAYADFDNTIAGNPKKAPIKTWGPHRNDWNPGDPTWGDQKGRGLIGAINYLSGKGCNAFSFLTYNAGGDGDNVWPFIQREDKLHYDCSKLDQWGIVFDHGTARGMYLHFKLQETENDDHRTGKGKQGFVPECFDDGNLGVQRKLYCRELVARFGHNLALNWNIGEENTQSTEQQVAMIDYLAELDPYDHHIVLHTYPGQHDRIYGALLGERSKLTGVSLQNSSLQATHADTLRWVRESARVGRPWVVAFDESGSAAHAQAPDLGYRGFDGHDRTGKMAETQHDVRKLTLWGTLMAGGAGNEYYFGYQFDENDIVCQDWRSRDQSWDYCRIAIAFFHDNAIPFWEMKNADALVGNDDHGDSKFCFAKPGEIYLVYLPDGVTSELDLSNVDGSFRVHWYNPRVGGDLATGSIKSVQGGSKVALGAAPQDADEDWLVVLRKD
- a CDS encoding M20/M25/M40 family metallo-hydrolase, with the protein product MLYHLLRTVSLVWFATLADAQVPEVAWQRAAERIDQATLRGHVRFLADDLLEGRGPGTRGDRLAQRYLQAQFQAAGLQPVLGDTWYQPVPLVGVKTHCPPTMTFSKGDTTLSLNYFDDYIATAGRAADRTSVEEAEVVFVGYGIEAPEFDWDDYKDVDLTGKVLLMLNNDPADDPDLFAGRRRLYYGRWDYKYQSAAMQGAAGAIIIHTTASAGYPFQVVQTSWSGEEFQLADSAAPPMELRGWVSARAAERLVEHAGMNLDDLRAAAERRDFRPIALGTRLSMDLPCEVRKKETANVLGMLPGSDPLLSEEVVVFMAHHDHIGLAEARDETGDNIYNGAVDNASGCAAMLAILKACTELEVRPRRSILFAAVGAEEQGLLGSKYFAEHPPVAPGRMAAVINIDGMNVIGRTHDVNMIGHGKSDLDAIVTAVAAWQQRIVTPDQFPDRGYYYRSDQFSLAQIGVPGVYLHSGINVVGMPSEWGKQRLEQWIEETYHQRSDEYRDDWDLSGAVEDIRLLFYVAMQVATADKMPAWRPGDEFESARKKARRAILASP